One window from the genome of Acinetobacter lanii encodes:
- a CDS encoding methionine aminotransferase produces the protein MIQIQSKLPAQGVTIFSVMSALAQRLNALNLSQGFPDFAAPPELLKALSEATQAGHNQYAPGDGLLALREQVATQFLKRDQIQLDPVTEITITPGATIGIFATIQALVQAGDEVIIFDPSYDSYAPSVTLVGAKPIHIALQHPSFDVDWNQVKDAINDKTRMVIVNTPHNPSGAIWSKQDWLNLIELIQDRNIVVLSDEVYEHLIFDGQHHYSALSFPELRERSVVVGSFGKTFHVTGWKTGYCVAAPALMTVFRQVYQFANFCGVTPIQWALANFMQEHPEHIENLSSFYQAKRDLFNSGIEQSRFKCTPSAGTYFQNLDYSEIRPELKDVEMCQYLAEQHKIVAIPVSVFYQSPPRDLCLIRLCFAKTDQTLIKAAQILSVI, from the coding sequence ATGATCCAGATCCAATCCAAACTGCCTGCCCAAGGGGTGACCATTTTTAGTGTCATGTCGGCTTTAGCACAACGCTTAAATGCACTGAATCTATCGCAAGGTTTTCCTGACTTTGCTGCCCCGCCCGAGCTCCTGAAGGCTTTAAGTGAGGCGACTCAAGCGGGTCATAACCAATATGCACCGGGCGATGGATTGTTGGCGCTTCGGGAGCAAGTGGCAACGCAATTTTTAAAGCGAGATCAGATTCAGCTTGACCCTGTCACTGAAATCACCATTACCCCCGGGGCAACCATTGGCATTTTTGCCACGATTCAGGCTTTGGTACAGGCGGGTGATGAAGTCATTATTTTCGATCCAAGCTATGACAGCTATGCACCCAGTGTGACTTTGGTCGGTGCCAAGCCGATTCACATTGCTTTGCAACATCCAAGCTTTGATGTGGATTGGAATCAGGTCAAAGATGCGATCAATGACAAAACCCGCATGGTGATTGTCAATACACCACACAATCCCTCAGGTGCAATTTGGTCAAAACAAGATTGGCTGAATCTGATTGAACTGATTCAAGACCGCAATATTGTGGTGCTGTCAGACGAAGTCTATGAACATTTGATTTTTGATGGACAACATCATTATTCAGCTCTGTCCTTTCCTGAACTGCGTGAACGCAGTGTGGTGGTCGGCTCTTTTGGCAAGACCTTTCATGTCACGGGGTGGAAGACCGGCTACTGTGTCGCTGCGCCAGCGTTGATGACTGTGTTTCGTCAGGTCTATCAATTTGCCAATTTCTGTGGGGTCACCCCGATTCAGTGGGCATTGGCGAATTTTATGCAGGAGCACCCTGAGCATATTGAAAATCTATCTAGTTTCTACCAAGCCAAACGTGATCTGTTTAACTCAGGCATTGAACAATCTCGTTTTAAATGTACCCCTTCGGCAGGAACGTATTTCCAAAACTTGGACTATAGCGAGATTCGACCTGAGTTAAAGGATGTCGAGATGTGCCAATACTTGGCAGAACAACACAAAATTGTAGCGATTCCAGTGTCGGTGTTTTATCAGAGCCCCCCTCGAGATTTGTGCCTCATACGTTTATGCTTCGCCAAAACAGATCAGACCTTAATAAAAGCAGCACAGATCTTATCGGTGATTTAA
- a CDS encoding LLM class flavin-dependent oxidoreductase produces the protein MSKRQIKLGAFIPTTSQHAAGWRHEASRPQDHLSIDYAIELAKIAEKGLFDAYFLADGLSVNWSHGSTNGKKPIGYSDKVASFEPVTLFAAISAVTQHIGFIATASTTYEEPYLLARKFASLDHISKGRAGWNVVTTTSADTARNFGLVAHPDAKVRYERAHEFIEVTQKLWDSWEDDAFEHNKETAHFYDAEKNHEPLHQGKYFSVQGALNVPRPPQGYPVIVQAGQSEDGRELAAQYAEVIFTAQQKLEDAQAFYRDVKGRLVKYGRHADDVKIMPGVSVFVAKTGQEAQAKYEHLNSLIHPDVGLGLLAGLAGGIDLSPYDLDAPFPELDDSQINFSSRQQMMIDIAREHQFSIRQLYEYIASARGHWTLIGTPEQIVDRLQHWFENEAADGFNVLPPTTPAGLDDFVELIVPELQRRGLFRTAYEGTTLRENLGLKRPENQYVLAKRHTAQAS, from the coding sequence ATGTCAAAACGTCAAATTAAGCTCGGTGCATTTATTCCAACAACATCACAACATGCAGCGGGTTGGCGACATGAAGCCTCGCGTCCGCAGGATCATCTCAGTATTGACTATGCCATTGAACTGGCAAAAATCGCTGAAAAAGGCTTATTTGACGCTTACTTTCTTGCCGATGGTTTATCAGTGAATTGGAGTCATGGCTCAACCAATGGCAAAAAACCGATTGGGTATAGTGACAAAGTGGCGAGCTTTGAACCGGTGACCTTGTTTGCAGCAATTTCTGCCGTGACCCAACATATTGGTTTTATTGCGACCGCGTCCACGACTTATGAAGAGCCGTATTTACTGGCACGCAAATTTGCCTCTTTAGATCATATTTCCAAAGGTCGTGCCGGTTGGAACGTGGTGACCACCACGTCTGCCGATACCGCACGAAATTTTGGTTTGGTCGCACATCCTGATGCAAAAGTACGTTACGAACGTGCGCATGAGTTTATTGAAGTGACGCAAAAGCTTTGGGATTCTTGGGAAGATGATGCCTTTGAACACAACAAGGAAACGGCGCACTTTTATGATGCCGAGAAAAACCATGAACCGCTGCATCAAGGCAAATACTTTAGTGTTCAAGGGGCGTTAAATGTACCTCGTCCACCGCAAGGTTATCCGGTGATTGTGCAAGCCGGTCAGTCGGAAGATGGTCGTGAGTTGGCGGCGCAATATGCCGAAGTGATTTTTACCGCACAACAAAAGCTTGAAGATGCACAAGCCTTTTACCGTGATGTAAAAGGACGTTTAGTCAAATATGGTCGCCATGCCGATGACGTGAAAATCATGCCCGGTGTTTCAGTGTTTGTGGCCAAAACTGGACAAGAAGCCCAAGCCAAATATGAACATTTAAACAGCTTAATTCACCCCGATGTGGGCTTAGGTTTATTGGCGGGTCTCGCCGGCGGGATTGATCTGTCGCCATATGACCTAGATGCGCCTTTCCCTGAACTCGATGACAGTCAAATTAATTTCTCCAGTCGTCAGCAAATGATGATCGATATTGCCCGTGAGCATCAATTTAGTATTCGTCAGTTGTATGAATATATTGCTTCTGCACGTGGGCATTGGACGCTCATTGGTACACCTGAACAAATTGTCGATCGTTTACAACACTGGTTTGAAAATGAAGCGGCTGATGGCTTTAACGTGTTACCACCGACCACACCTGCTGGTTTAGATGATTTCGTTGAATTGATTGTGCCTGAACTGCAACGTCGAGGTTTATTCCGCACTGCTTACGAAGGCACCACCTTACGTGAAAATTTAGGCCTAAAACGTCCTGAAAACCAATATGTGTTGGCGAAGCGTCATACCGCTCAAGCCTCTTAA
- a CDS encoding CC0125/CC1285 family lipoprotein, whose translation MKKSLMGLTMVAVLALSGCVTTPSQPRTFDQLGQFSTTPLNTQTYRISFQGSSNMNYGMAEEITLLKSAQTAVLNGFQFFKVMDDPSNRTQQPPRQAVVYPNQMYPYGYGYGFRRFHGFYDPFYNMPQVINVDPVQVSYTIQCFKDKKSAPNDAFDARLILQSLGQKYGVTATGQVLQPQPVTATPAPATQAK comes from the coding sequence ATGAAAAAGTCACTCATGGGTCTTACGATGGTGGCCGTATTGGCACTTTCTGGCTGTGTCACTACACCCTCTCAACCGCGTACTTTCGATCAATTGGGGCAGTTCAGCACCACACCGTTAAATACACAGACCTATCGCATCAGCTTCCAAGGCAGTTCAAATATGAACTATGGAATGGCTGAAGAAATTACCTTACTCAAATCTGCACAAACTGCGGTGCTGAATGGTTTCCAATTTTTTAAAGTGATGGATGACCCAAGTAATCGTACCCAGCAACCGCCTCGTCAAGCGGTGGTTTATCCCAATCAGATGTATCCCTATGGTTACGGTTATGGCTTTAGACGTTTTCATGGTTTCTATGATCCCTTTTACAACATGCCTCAAGTGATCAATGTCGATCCGGTACAAGTGTCCTATACCATTCAGTGTTTTAAAGACAAAAAATCTGCACCGAATGACGCTTTTGACGCACGCTTAATTTTACAGTCCTTAGGTCAAAAATATGGCGTGACGGCAACGGGTCAGGTATTACAACCTCAACCTGTGACTGCGACACCTGCACCTGCGACCCAAGCAAAATAA
- a CDS encoding ABC transporter ATP-binding protein — protein MNQQVKAFGQVEIKQLDKFFLRQGEPLQVLDQINLNIQPGEFISIVGNSGCGKSTLLRLLVGLDAEFKGSILIDGKAIEGTSLERGIVFQDHRLFPWLNVEQNIALALEKSAYSKAEKQALIDYHLELVQLSAFKHSYPSELSGGMSQRVAIARSLVNRPQILLLDEPFGALDALTRANLQQELQRILASEKITTILVTHDVEEAVLLGDRVVVMQPNPGRIKRIVEVNLERPRKREDFRLAALKNDILVDFKDKQIEVEPHELAQYGLTW, from the coding sequence ATGAATCAGCAAGTCAAAGCCTTTGGGCAAGTTGAAATTAAGCAATTAGATAAATTTTTCCTGCGACAAGGCGAACCCTTACAAGTGTTGGATCAAATTAATCTCAATATTCAACCGGGTGAATTTATCAGTATTGTTGGGAATAGTGGCTGTGGTAAATCGACCTTATTGCGTCTTTTGGTGGGTTTAGATGCGGAGTTTAAAGGCTCAATTCTGATTGATGGCAAAGCCATTGAGGGTACAAGTCTAGAGCGGGGGATTGTGTTTCAAGATCACCGACTCTTTCCATGGTTAAATGTTGAACAAAACATTGCATTGGCTTTGGAAAAGAGTGCCTATAGCAAAGCTGAAAAGCAGGCGTTAATCGATTATCACCTTGAGTTGGTACAACTCAGCGCATTTAAACATTCCTATCCCTCTGAGTTGTCAGGTGGGATGAGTCAGCGCGTAGCGATTGCACGCAGCTTGGTGAATCGCCCGCAAATTTTGTTACTCGATGAGCCTTTTGGTGCACTCGATGCCTTAACCCGTGCCAACCTGCAACAAGAGTTGCAACGGATTCTAGCTTCAGAAAAAATCACCACCATTTTGGTCACGCATGATGTGGAAGAAGCGGTGTTATTAGGAGACCGTGTGGTGGTGATGCAACCCAATCCGGGTCGGATCAAACGTATAGTGGAGGTCAATTTAGAGCGTCCACGTAAACGTGAAGACTTTCGTTTGGCAGCTTTGAAAAATGATATTTTGGTGGATTTTAAAGACAAGCAGATTGAAGTCGAACCGCATGAATTGGCGCAGTATGGTTTAACTTGGTAA
- a CDS encoding ABC transporter substrate-binding protein, with the protein MASWSKIFVSSILATSTLFPLSQSFAAEAKPTVIRFASPLVGTGNRPVGYSNYYATTQTLGLIEKEFQKDGIKIQWNNFKGAGPAVNESYANGLVDITWLGDLPALIGKASRLDTKLIAIGGTKDNTYLVVPAGSTAKSWADLKGKRIGFFKGTSVHLAINQIIRKHGLSEKDFRFVNTDGAVGYSALASGDLDAIFSNQSLYPVIDRGIGKLIYSSKQESTQLQSSGYVLVSSKFEQKYPETVQRIVNVLVKQAAWESDPAHKAELFKLWSKSGLSYNTFVKANQGIDLKRHSAPIFDAYNVAVIKQKLKAGQELKLIRGNIDVDQWIEPKYVNNALKTLNLQNFWTPLNASGK; encoded by the coding sequence ATGGCTTCATGGTCTAAAATTTTTGTTAGCAGCATCTTGGCGACATCGACACTTTTTCCACTGTCGCAAAGTTTTGCAGCTGAGGCAAAGCCGACAGTGATTCGATTCGCTTCACCTTTAGTGGGCACAGGCAACCGTCCCGTGGGTTATAGCAACTATTATGCAACCACACAAACCTTGGGTTTAATTGAAAAAGAATTCCAAAAAGATGGCATTAAAATTCAATGGAATAACTTTAAAGGCGCAGGACCTGCGGTCAATGAATCCTATGCCAATGGTCTGGTGGATATTACGTGGTTGGGTGACTTACCGGCATTGATTGGTAAAGCCAGCCGCCTAGATACTAAACTCATCGCTATTGGTGGAACCAAGGACAATACTTATTTGGTGGTTCCAGCAGGTTCGACAGCAAAATCTTGGGCAGATTTAAAGGGCAAGCGCATTGGCTTCTTTAAAGGGACAAGTGTGCATCTCGCGATTAACCAAATCATTAGAAAGCATGGTTTATCCGAAAAAGATTTTCGCTTTGTCAATACCGATGGTGCGGTGGGCTATTCGGCATTGGCCAGTGGTGATCTAGATGCCATATTCAGTAATCAGTCACTGTATCCGGTAATCGATCGAGGGATTGGTAAACTGATTTACAGCTCAAAACAAGAATCCACTCAACTGCAAAGTTCAGGCTATGTATTAGTGAGCTCTAAGTTTGAACAAAAATACCCTGAAACGGTACAACGGATTGTCAATGTGCTGGTTAAACAAGCGGCATGGGAAAGTGACCCTGCCCATAAAGCTGAACTGTTTAAGTTATGGTCTAAGTCAGGCTTGTCTTATAACACTTTTGTGAAAGCCAATCAGGGAATCGATTTAAAACGTCATAGTGCTCCGATTTTTGATGCTTACAACGTTGCAGTGATTAAACAGAAATTAAAAGCAGGGCAGGAGTTGAAATTAATTCGAGGCAATATCGATGTGGATCAATGGATTGAACCGAAATATGTCAACAATGCTTTAAAAACACTGAACTTGCAGAATTTCTGGACGCCATTAAATGCCAGCGGTAAATAA
- a CDS encoding DUF445 domain-containing protein, which translates to MNPVEEYQSPNLQRSRRYAMTALIIAVLAWVALMISAKLLPDYVWLIHILMLGAEAGVVGGLADWYAITVLFRNPFGRIPIPKFLKDHTEIIPRNKARIAESMGRFVQENFLSPQIVEKSLMQTDLSLAVGKWLAKPQNNAQVTQVIQQTVPKIFEFVGQEQVGRFIQSNSVQWVRNTKINNLASEMIRAVLENDFHQDVLQRGLDLAHEWVMTHPEQTRELTRTLFKELGVWKLAKGASWIGIDVQQRTIDSLIGRVESMLADPEHPWRQKVEEIGQHLMQELANNESTASIRLNNTKDALLDSPQVLNFISGAVGILCNAIREDLLKPDSGIAQNLRVAIQQVGENIMSNDAIRQLMNEKISGIAVNLSDQYSEKVIRFISERIHEWDSREMIDKIENEVGGDLHMIRVNGVVVGAFIGLVLGIIRALVDVAF; encoded by the coding sequence ATGAATCCAGTGGAAGAATATCAATCTCCGAATTTACAACGTAGTCGCCGTTATGCCATGACAGCATTGATTATTGCGGTTTTGGCATGGGTCGCGCTGATGATCAGTGCCAAACTGTTGCCCGACTATGTGTGGCTGATTCATATTCTGATGTTGGGCGCTGAAGCCGGTGTGGTCGGGGGTTTAGCCGATTGGTACGCGATTACAGTGTTGTTTCGCAATCCCTTTGGTCGCATTCCGATTCCTAAATTTTTAAAAGATCACACTGAAATTATTCCCCGCAACAAAGCCCGTATTGCAGAATCCATGGGTCGTTTTGTGCAAGAAAACTTTCTATCGCCGCAGATTGTTGAAAAAAGTTTAATGCAAACCGATTTGAGTTTGGCCGTCGGAAAATGGTTGGCGAAACCACAAAACAATGCGCAAGTGACGCAAGTGATTCAGCAAACCGTACCGAAAATCTTTGAATTTGTCGGTCAAGAGCAAGTTGGTCGTTTTATTCAAAGCAATAGTGTGCAATGGGTACGCAATACTAAAATTAATAATCTCGCGAGTGAAATGATTCGTGCGGTGTTGGAAAATGACTTCCATCAGGATGTGTTGCAACGTGGGCTCGATTTAGCCCATGAATGGGTCATGACCCATCCCGAACAGACACGGGAGCTGACTCGCACGCTGTTTAAAGAACTAGGGGTATGGAAGCTGGCAAAGGGCGCCAGTTGGATCGGGATTGATGTGCAACAACGCACGATTGATTCTCTGATTGGTCGGGTCGAATCCATGCTTGCTGACCCTGAACATCCTTGGCGTCAAAAGGTGGAGGAAATCGGGCAACATTTAATGCAAGAGTTGGCCAACAATGAAAGTACCGCGAGCATTCGTTTAAACAACACCAAAGATGCATTACTCGATAGTCCGCAAGTGCTGAATTTTATCAGTGGCGCGGTGGGCATTCTGTGTAATGCCATCCGAGAAGACTTACTCAAACCTGATTCAGGTATTGCGCAAAACCTACGGGTTGCGATTCAACAAGTCGGTGAAAACATCATGTCCAATGATGCTATTCGTCAGTTAATGAATGAAAAAATCAGCGGTATTGCGGTGAACCTGAGTGACCAATACAGCGAGAAAGTCATTCGATTTATCAGTGAGCGGATTCATGAATGGGATTCGCGGGAAATGATCGACAAGATTGAAAATGAAGTCGGTGGCGACCTGCATATGATTCGGGTCAATGGCGTCGTCGTGGGTGCCTTTATTGGTTTGGTGCTTGGGATTATTCGTGCCTTGGTGGATGTGGCGTTTTAA
- a CDS encoding ABC transporter permease, with translation MTEKTAVQAQQKKSLDFDYRGWVIPLILFLLWYITTDQKWVDPALLPRPHNVWQVFVESWQSKELIENILYSLARNTTGFIAGGLIGAALGLLLGLNSWADRFFSPTLNAIKHVAVFAWIPLMIMWFGNGELSKVIFIALVVFYPVFFNTYDGVKNISEKTKEVAKIFQLSKFSTFFKVILPSAAPSIFAGLNIALVFSWVATIGAEYFFVAAPGVVNPILDGQSLFKMEVVLYGMAIIAVVGLLFSKLAQFFEGYNLRWRQGLHK, from the coding sequence ATGACAGAAAAAACCGCCGTACAGGCACAACAAAAAAAATCATTGGATTTTGATTATCGTGGCTGGGTGATTCCCCTGATTCTATTTTTGCTGTGGTACATCACAACTGACCAAAAATGGGTGGATCCCGCATTATTGCCACGTCCTCACAATGTATGGCAAGTGTTTGTAGAAAGTTGGCAGTCTAAAGAATTAATTGAAAATATTCTGTATAGCTTGGCACGCAATACCACTGGATTTATTGCAGGGGGACTCATCGGCGCTGCATTGGGACTGTTATTGGGACTGAACAGTTGGGCAGATCGTTTCTTCTCACCAACCTTAAATGCGATTAAACATGTGGCGGTGTTTGCTTGGATTCCACTCATGATCATGTGGTTTGGTAATGGGGAATTGTCCAAAGTGATCTTTATTGCATTGGTGGTGTTTTATCCGGTGTTTTTTAATACCTATGATGGGGTCAAAAACATCTCAGAAAAAACCAAAGAAGTAGCGAAAATATTCCAACTCAGTAAATTCAGCACCTTTTTTAAAGTGATTTTACCCTCAGCAGCACCGAGTATTTTTGCAGGCTTAAACATTGCCTTGGTGTTCTCTTGGGTCGCAACCATTGGTGCGGAATACTTCTTTGTGGCGGCACCGGGTGTGGTCAATCCAATCTTAGATGGACAGAGTTTATTTAAGATGGAAGTGGTGTTGTATGGCATGGCGATTATTGCTGTAGTGGGTTTGCTGTTCTCCAAATTGGCACAATTCTTTGAAGGCTATAACCTGCGTTGGCGTCAAGGTTTACACAAATAA
- a CDS encoding MATE family efflux transporter has product MKPHLTPIDEPNFWRIFLVFLLPLIATNILQNLSGTINTVFVGQMLGVDAIAAVAVFFPILFCLMAFVIGLSAGSTVLVGQAWGAQNVEKVRQVVGSTLFMTFIGGSLIAIFGVLAARSILTALGTDPDVMHLSLPYVQWMMAGSPLLFIYIIYTSILRGVGDSVTPLIALGMTSVIGLCITPVLIGGYFGFPKLGIIAPAIATTVGYFSVLLFLYFYLNKKDHPLKPDRALLGHIKYDAELSKTILRLGIPTGIQMITTSVAGLVIVSLVNQYGSNATAAYGAVNQVLNYIQFPALSIGIAASIFAAQAIGAGKADSLSKVTKTALSLNIVITGILVILAYLFSKYLMALFITDPDVVVLGQQLLFIVVWSIIFFGASAIFASIMRASGTVTVPMVINIIAIVAIELPCAYLFSSWWGLAGIWYGYALAFVCLCMMQGLYYQFVWKKKTVEVLI; this is encoded by the coding sequence ATGAAACCCCATTTAACCCCAATTGATGAGCCGAATTTCTGGAGAATTTTTTTGGTGTTTTTACTGCCATTGATTGCCACCAATATTCTGCAAAATCTCTCCGGTACCATTAACACCGTTTTTGTTGGGCAAATGCTCGGGGTCGATGCCATTGCTGCGGTGGCAGTATTCTTCCCGATCTTATTTTGCTTAATGGCATTCGTCATTGGGCTTTCAGCCGGATCTACCGTCTTGGTCGGACAAGCATGGGGGGCACAAAATGTCGAAAAAGTCCGTCAAGTGGTCGGTTCAACCCTGTTTATGACTTTTATTGGCGGAAGTTTAATTGCGATCTTTGGGGTACTGGCAGCACGTTCAATACTTACTGCTTTAGGCACAGATCCTGACGTGATGCATTTGTCCTTGCCTTATGTGCAATGGATGATGGCAGGCAGTCCGCTGCTATTTATTTATATTATTTACACTTCCATCCTGCGTGGGGTCGGTGACAGTGTCACGCCTTTGATTGCATTGGGCATGACCAGTGTGATTGGCCTATGTATTACTCCAGTACTGATTGGCGGTTATTTTGGTTTTCCAAAGCTCGGGATTATTGCGCCTGCCATTGCAACCACGGTCGGCTATTTCTCAGTCTTATTGTTTCTTTATTTCTATCTCAACAAAAAAGACCATCCCCTCAAGCCGGATCGTGCTTTGCTGGGCCATATTAAATATGATGCGGAACTGAGTAAAACCATTCTCCGCTTGGGCATTCCTACTGGAATCCAAATGATCACTACTTCTGTGGCAGGTTTGGTGATTGTAAGCCTCGTCAATCAGTATGGCTCAAATGCGACTGCGGCGTACGGCGCAGTGAATCAGGTCTTGAATTACATTCAGTTCCCTGCTCTATCGATTGGGATTGCCGCTTCAATTTTTGCAGCACAAGCCATTGGTGCAGGTAAAGCCGATTCACTGTCTAAAGTGACCAAAACCGCGCTTAGCTTGAATATCGTGATTACCGGTATTTTGGTAATCTTGGCGTATCTGTTCTCAAAATATTTAATGGCGTTGTTTATTACCGACCCAGATGTGGTGGTACTCGGTCAGCAACTGCTCTTTATTGTGGTTTGGTCGATTATTTTCTTTGGTGCCAGTGCCATTTTTGCCTCAATTATGCGTGCCAGCGGTACAGTCACAGTACCAATGGTGATCAATATTATTGCGATTGTTGCCATTGAATTGCCGTGTGCTTATCTGTTCAGTTCATGGTGGGGCTTAGCTGGCATTTGGTATGGCTATGCGCTTGCCTTTGTTTGCCTGTGCATGATGCAGGGTCTGTACTATCAATTTGTGTGGAAGAAAAAAACCGTCGAGGTCTTAATCTAA
- a CDS encoding ABC transporter permease: MSQQIALKPSTHSSVLIDESQPTSFWQFFKHSRVLYWLVGSIFPIILLWLWHVSVEKNWVNPLLLPAPDLVWTALKDLYSSGELWSNLKVSLSRIAYGFSAGISLALLLGLSMGLSKTVEAYLWPIFKVINLVPVVGWIPLLILLVGIDEALKIILIAKSALVPMTINVFKGVRNIPQSLTEVADVYQLGTWSKFKNLVLPGAFISFIGGLRLSLASAWGALVAVELLASSEGIGYLMVYGRQIFQLDVVLATVIVIGLVGFAFDVVISLIQKRFSAWNTQQ, encoded by the coding sequence ATGTCTCAACAGATCGCTTTAAAACCAAGCACCCATTCATCGGTGTTGATCGATGAATCACAACCGACATCTTTTTGGCAATTTTTTAAGCACAGCAGAGTCTTGTATTGGTTGGTCGGCAGTATTTTTCCGATTATCTTGCTGTGGTTATGGCATGTGTCAGTAGAAAAAAATTGGGTCAATCCTTTATTGCTGCCCGCACCCGATCTGGTGTGGACGGCACTAAAAGATTTATACAGCAGTGGTGAACTGTGGAGCAATTTAAAGGTCAGTTTATCCCGCATTGCTTATGGCTTTAGTGCTGGCATCAGCTTGGCATTGTTGCTGGGTCTGAGCATGGGCTTGTCTAAAACCGTTGAAGCCTATCTTTGGCCGATCTTTAAAGTGATCAATTTAGTCCCGGTGGTGGGTTGGATTCCGTTACTTATACTTTTGGTCGGTATTGATGAAGCCTTAAAAATTATTTTGATTGCCAAATCTGCACTGGTACCCATGACCATCAATGTGTTTAAAGGGGTGCGCAATATTCCACAGTCTTTAACCGAGGTGGCGGATGTATACCAACTCGGTACATGGTCAAAGTTTAAGAACTTAGTTTTGCCGGGTGCCTTTATCAGTTTTATCGGTGGTTTAAGACTGTCTTTGGCCAGTGCTTGGGGTGCCTTGGTGGCAGTTGAACTGTTGGCATCCAGTGAGGGCATTGGTTACCTGATGGTCTATGGTCGTCAAATTTTCCAACTGGATGTGGTACTTGCCACGGTCATTGTGATTGGTTTGGTCGGCTTCGCCTTTGATGTGGTCATTAGCTTGATTCAGAAACGTTTTAGCGCATGGAATACACAACAATAA
- a CDS encoding DUF924 family protein: MNYQNVLDFWFDPNHQKYWFAKDDDFDFEIETQFEHTLQQAMQCELWTWRETAESRLAEIIVLDQFSRNLFRDHPASFAQDPLALSLAQEAIRLGLDLALKPQQRSFLYMPFMHSESKIIHEQALQLFEALGNPVNLEFEKKHKVIIDRFGRYPHRNAILERESTAEEIEFLKQPNSSF, from the coding sequence ATGAATTATCAAAACGTATTAGACTTTTGGTTTGACCCCAATCATCAAAAATATTGGTTTGCCAAAGACGATGATTTTGACTTCGAAATCGAAACTCAATTTGAACATACCCTACAACAAGCCATGCAATGTGAATTGTGGACATGGCGTGAAACGGCTGAAAGTCGTTTGGCGGAAATTATTGTGCTGGATCAGTTTTCCCGAAATCTGTTCCGTGACCATCCTGCCTCGTTTGCTCAAGATCCCTTAGCGCTGTCCTTGGCGCAAGAAGCCATTCGTTTAGGACTAGACTTAGCACTTAAACCGCAACAGCGTTCATTTTTGTATATGCCGTTTATGCACAGTGAATCTAAGATCATTCATGAACAAGCGCTACAATTGTTTGAAGCTTTAGGCAATCCGGTCAATCTTGAATTTGAAAAGAAACATAAAGTCATTATCGACCGTTTCGGGCGCTACCCACACCGTAATGCCATTTTAGAGCGTGAATCAACGGCGGAAGAAATTGAGTTTCTCAAGCAACCGAATAGCAGCTTTTAG